A segment of the Frankineae bacterium MT45 genome:
CGATCATCTCGGAGTTTCGCGCGAATGGTGGACGGGTCGGCGGCAACTTCGAGGGTGCGCCGCTGCTCATCCTCCACAGCATCGGTGCCCGCTCCGGCGAGACCCGGCTCAACCCGATGATGTACCTCCCCGAGGGCGAGAAGTTCTACGTCTTCGCCTCCAAGGCCGGGGCCGACACCAACCCTGACTGGTACCACAACTTGAAGGCCCATCCGGAGGTCGAGGTCGAGGTCGGCACCGACACGCTGGAGGTCACCGCCGCGGAGGTGACGGGCACCGACCGGGACCAGATCTACGCCCGCCAGGCCAAGCTCTACCCGGGCTTCGCCGAGTACGAGGCGAAGACGAGCCGGGTCATCCCGGTCATGGAACTGACCCGCCGCTGACCCGCACCGATCTGGCGGCTGGGTGGGAGAATTGCCCGGTGACCGCCGATACCCACCCGCACGAGCACGCGCGCCCTGGGGCCGACGACGAGTTGAGCCGTCGGCTGCGGGCCCGTGGGCTGCGGATGACTGAGCAGCGCGCACAGGTGCTGGAGACAGTCCGGCGGCTTGAGCACGCCACCCCCGACCAGCTCAGCGAGACCCTCCCCGACGTCGATCTGGCGACGGTCTACCGCACCCTGGAGTTGCTGGAGGAGATCGGCCTGGTGCGTCACACGCACCTCGGTCACGGCCCGGCCTCCTACCGCCCGGCCGACGACGACCACATCCACGTCGTCTGCCACAGCTGCGGGGCGGTCCTGGACGCTCCGGCCGATCTCGTCGACGCGCTCGCCCAGCGGCTCGAGGTCGAGCAGGGGTTCCAGCTCGACCGCGCCCACTTCACCGTCTTCGGGCGGTGCCGCAGTTGCAGTGAGTCACCGGCGGTTGCCTCGGCTCACACGACTGCGTCCCACGGGAACAAACACAGCCACGACGAGGATTCACACTAGGTGAGCACAATCTCCGATCTCCCGGCCAGCCCTGCCGTCTCTGCCGCGTCGAGCCCAGCCGGTCCTGCCGTCGACAGCCCCGGCGTCGATGCGGGCATTCCCTGGCACTTCGGCGAGCCGCTGAAAGAGCAGCGCGCGCTGGCTGAAGGCGCGGCCGTCATAGACCGCTCGAATCGCGGGGTCCTGGTCGTCCCCGGATCGGATCGCCTCGGCTGGCTGCATTCGATCTGCTCGCAGCACGTCTCCCAGCTCCGCGACGGCGAGTCGACCGAGACGCTCATCCTCTCCCCGAACGGCCACGTCGAACAGCACTGGCAGGTCACCGAACTCGGCGAGCAGCTCTGGCTGGATGTGGAGCCCGGCAGCAACGGCGAGGCGCTGGCCTATCTGGAGAAGATGCGCTTCATGAAGCGCGTCGAGCCGGCCGATCTCTCCGATTCCTACGGTGTTTTGACGCTCATCGGACCCGACGCGGCGACCGTACTCGTCGGCTCCGGCCTGCCGCTCCCGGTCTCGGTGGCAACGTCGCCGGTCGTGCCGGCCGACTCCAAGACCGCGCCCAGCGCGAAGATGAACCCGGTGCCCGAGGCGGTCGCCCCGACCACGGACGCCCGGCCGCTCCCCGACGGTGGATTTATCCGCCAGGTGGCCGACGGACACTACGACCTCATCGTCCCGCTGGCCCAACTCACCGCCACTCTTGACGCGTTGAAGGCAGCGGGGGCGGAGCAGGCGGGTAGCTGGGCCCTCGAGGCCTGGCGGGTGGAGCGGCTGCGTCCACGGCTCGGCTTCGACACCGATCACCGCACGCTGGCCCACGAAGTGGGGTGGATTGGCTCCGCGGTGCACCTGGACAAGGGCTGCTACCGCGGGCAGGAGACGGTGGCTCGCGTGCAGAACCTCGGACGTCCACCGCGCCGTCTGGTGCTGCTGCATCTCTCCGGCGAGTCCGACAACCTCCCGGCGCCCGGAACTCCGGTTGAGTCGGCCGGGCGCAGCGTCGGCTTCCTCGGTACCAGCGTCCAGCACTATGAACTCGGCCCGATCGCGTTGGCCGTCATCAAGCGTTCGATCCCGGACGAGGCAGAGCTGAGCGTCGGCGGGTTCGCCGCCGCCATCGATCACTGACCTAGCTGCGCCGACCGCCCGGCTGCCTGCCCGCTGCTTGCTCGCCGCGAAGGTCCTGCGTATCGGGGGCTAGGGCGCTCAGGATGCAGGATCTTCTCGACGGGGATGGAGTAGATGTCGGTCTCAGCCGACGAGCCAGCCCAGTTGAGCGGCTCCGATGCCCAGTAGCAGGCTGAGGGCGAGATAGGCCAGCATCACGATAGGCCGGCGGTGCCGTTCCAGTTGCACCGACTCCACCGCGAAGGTCGAGAAGGTGGTGAGCCCACCGCAGAGGCCGGTTCCGAGCAGCGCGACGACCCGGCCGCCCCAGTGGGCGTCAAGCGCGCCGGCGGTGA
Coding sequences within it:
- a CDS encoding nickel uptake regulator, Fur family; translated protein: MTADTHPHEHARPGADDELSRRLRARGLRMTEQRAQVLETVRRLEHATPDQLSETLPDVDLATVYRTLELLEEIGLVRHTHLGHGPASYRPADDDHIHVVCHSCGAVLDAPADLVDALAQRLEVEQGFQLDRAHFTVFGRCRSCSESPAVASAHTTASHGNKHSHDEDSH
- a CDS encoding CrcB protein, with amino-acid sequence MIVALVFFGGAGGAVLRYLADRSVTGWRDRARPGDLFPYGTLLVNVIGCFILGVITAGALDAHWGGRVVALLGTGLCGGLTTFSTFAVESVQLERHRRPIVMLAYLALSLLLGIGAAQLGWLVG
- a CDS encoding deazaflavin-dependent oxidoreductase, nitroreductase family, whose translation is MTDYNASIISEFRANGGRVGGNFEGAPLLILHSIGARSGETRLNPMMYLPEGEKFYVFASKAGADTNPDWYHNLKAHPEVEVEVGTDTLEVTAAEVTGTDRDQIYARQAKLYPGFAEYEAKTSRVIPVMELTRR